The following proteins are encoded in a genomic region of Nicotiana sylvestris chromosome 4, ASM39365v2, whole genome shotgun sequence:
- the LOC138889347 gene encoding uncharacterized protein codes for MGDVDNVNGNVRNMAPPMLEAALYDWAQPTADNLATAIVVPAIQAESFQITNNILHLLQNKGLFFGTPVEDPQQHLKNFLSICKTQRQPKVTPEAIRLLLFPFSVTGAAQNSGWTTRNAPITPVVHSVPFDPSNSMAENVATLLTQMSILTKKVEESGQKQQLHIVDTTNGGLCTSCISQPVVNPWNAEHDHHHQHPEDMNYVSNYGGQRQGNQNWGQQTQQPYKLPQPQYNVGSMGGMRPPNNMAPYTRTQGYNNQQQGYPPPQQQHGGSQEDGFTRLEAMMQQVIVSNAKINERVDAHDAVIKNIEVQLGQISMSLNNRPQGTLLADTQINPKDQGPKQLMAVSLRNGRDLDVEQERARENIQAETFIPMPIELDESTILTEETEKVAEPVEEPVVKIVADKEKSQVIGTKRPPAPFLQRLAKHQKEEQYKRFFEMLKQIQVNIPLIEALKEMPGYAKMMKDLMSQKFDFQDLATITLTQTCSAVVMRPIAEKLSDPGSFTIPCTIGNFAFAKALCDLGASINLMPLAIYKRLGIDRARPTSMLLYLADRTVKRPFGILDDVLIQVGKFVFPADFVILDCKVDEEIPIILGRPFLATGRALIDCETGELKMRLNDEEITFNVQKVYEATKRVRQLLSY; via the exons atgggtgacgtagacAACGTCAATGGAAACGTCAGAAATATGGCACCTCCTATGCTTGAGGCTGCACTATATgattgggcacaacccacagctgacaATCTGGCCACTGCCATTGTTGTGCCCGCGATACAAGCTGAATCATTCCAGATCACGAACAACATATTGCACTtgctgcaaaacaagggactattttttGGGACACCAGTcgaagatcctcagcagcacttgaagaacttcctgtcgatttgcaaaactcaaaggcaaccCAAAGTAACTCCGGAAGCAATCAGGCTATTATTATTTCCATTCTCGGTGACAGGAGCTGCTCAG aattcggggtggacgacgaggaatgcacctatcactccagtggtgcACTCAGTGCCTTTTGACCCATCAAATTCCATGGCTGAAAATGTGGCGACCCTCTTGACACAgatgagcatactcaccaaaaaggtggaggaaTCAGGGCAGAAACAGCAATtgcacattgtagatactaccaatggaggcttgtgcacatcttgcattagtcagccagttGTTAATCCttggaatgcagaacatgatcatcatcatcagcaccctgaagacatgaactatgtgtcaaactatggaggccagagacagggcAACCAGAATTGGGGTCAGCAAACTCAGCAACCATACAAACTACCTCAGCCACAGTACAACGTTGGAagcatgggaggtatgagacctcccaacaatatggcaccttatACAAGGACACAGGGGTACAACAATCAGCAGCAAGGGTATCCCCCACCTCAGCAACAGCATGGTGGAAGTCAAGAAGATGGGTTCACTAGACTtgaagcaatgatgcagcaggttattgtgtccaatgcaaaaataaatgaaagagtagatgcacatgacgcagtaatcaaaaatattgaagtgcaattgggccaaatttcaatgtctctgaacaatcgtcctcaGGGGACATTACTTGCAGACACCCAGATTAATCCAAAAGATCAGGGCCCAAAGCAGCTGATGGCGGTGAGTCTCCGTAATGGCAGGGATCTAGATGTAGAACAAGAGAGAGCTCGAGAAAATATACAGGCTGAGACATTCATTCCAATGCCCATTGAGTTGGATGAGTCTACGATACTGACAGAG GAGACCGAGAAAGTAGCTGAGCCAGTTGAAGAGCCAGTAGTTAAAATAGTAGCTGATAAAGAGAAGTCCCAAGTGATTGGGACGAAGAGACCTCCTGCACCCTTTCTACAGAGGCTGGCCAAGCATCAAAAGGAGGAGCAGTATAAAAGGTTCTTTGAAATGctcaaacaaatccaggtaaatattccactgattgaagctttaaaggagatgcctgggtacgcaaaaatgatgaaggacttgatgtcccagAAATTTGATTTTCAAGACTTGGCTACGATTACACTTACTCAGACCTGTAGTGCAGTGGTGATGAGACCTATTGCTGAAAAGTTGTCTGATCCAGGtagctttacaattccatgcactattgggaatTTCGCCTTTGCTAAGGCGCTCTGTGATTTAGGGGCCAGcattaatcttatgcccctggctatctataagaggttgggcattgatagagctagacccacctccaTGTTGTTGTACCTGGCCGACAGGACTGTGAAGCGTCCATTCGGTATCCTTGATGATGTGCTTATTCAGgtggggaaatttgtgttccctgcagattttgtgatcttggattgcaaagtggatgaagagattcctataatcttaggaagaccattcttggccacgGGGAGAGCTCTGATTGACTGTGAGACTGGGGAGCTCAAAATGAGACTCAATGATGAGgaaataacattcaatgtgcagaaagtctatgaggcgaccaagcgagttcgccaattgctctcttattga